One part of the Bacillus oleivorans genome encodes these proteins:
- a CDS encoding ATP-binding protein: MPNNMISASDKRCPSCQRLYLLENGNEFCFYCEVVSEEDKKIGEEAFSWVEKREVIELLEKFKTKSLMNRDLEEATFETYKPVNESQKIAYQKCLRYVETFDGRKGLILQGKPGLGKSHLASSIAKKLIQSKYTCIFISLPRLLTELQGTYNKKSDTSELELLTAIQKADLLILDDLGAERTQKDDEGNTWARRKIFEVVDSRIGSATVYTTNYSGAELLKMYGERDFSRMVQNCEAIKLDGENYRISKFKEGSS; this comes from the coding sequence TTGCCAAACAATATGATTTCGGCTTCTGACAAAAGGTGTCCATCTTGCCAAAGACTTTACTTACTAGAGAACGGCAATGAGTTTTGTTTTTACTGTGAAGTTGTTTCGGAAGAAGATAAAAAGATTGGAGAAGAAGCTTTTTCTTGGGTAGAGAAACGTGAAGTCATAGAGCTGCTAGAAAAGTTCAAAACAAAAAGCCTCATGAATCGAGACTTAGAAGAAGCAACGTTTGAAACCTATAAACCCGTTAATGAATCACAGAAAATAGCTTATCAAAAATGCTTGCGCTATGTAGAAACTTTTGACGGACGAAAAGGATTGATATTACAAGGGAAGCCAGGGCTCGGGAAAAGTCACCTAGCTTCATCCATTGCAAAAAAACTTATTCAATCCAAGTATACTTGTATTTTTATCTCATTGCCAAGGCTTCTCACTGAACTCCAAGGTACATACAACAAGAAAAGTGATACGAGCGAATTAGAATTACTCACAGCTATCCAAAAAGCGGATCTCCTTATCCTAGATGATTTAGGTGCCGAACGTACACAAAAGGATGACGAGGGCAATACATGGGCCAGAAGAAAGATATTTGAAGTAGTGGACAGCCGGATTGGTTCTGCCACTGTTTACACAACCAATTACTCAGGTGCCGAACTTTTAAAGATGTACGGTGAACGCGATTTCAGCCGAATGGTTCAAAACTGCGAAGCTATCAAACTAGATGGCGAGAATTATAGAATATCAAAATTTAAGGAGGGTTCCTCATGA